The genome window CAGCGGTGTGCAGCTGTGCAAGGACGGTCAGATGATCAGCATGAATGCCGCGCGCGAAGTGCTGCTCAGCGCCGGCTCGATCGGCTCGCCACAGCTGCTGGAACTCTCCGGCGTTGGCGCCGCAGAGCGCCTGCAGGCCCTTGGCATCCCGCTGGTAAAAGACCTGCCCGGCGTCGGCGAAAACCTGCAGGACCACCTGCAGATCCGCGCCGTGTTCCGCGTAAAAAACACCCGCACGCTGAATACCCGTGCCAGCTCGCTGTGGGGCAAGGCGCTGATCGGCCTGGAGTACCTGCTCAAGCGCAGCGGTCCGATGAGCATGGCGCCCAGCCAGCTCGGCGCCTTTACCCGCAGCGATCCGAGCCAGCCGTGGCCGAACCTGGAGTACCACGTACAGCCATTGAGTCTGGAAGCCTTCGGCCAGCCGCTGCACGACTTCGATGCGATCACCGCCAGCGTGTGCAACCTCAACCCGAGCAGCCGTGGCAGCGTGCATATCCGCAGCGTCGATTACCGCGTAGCCCCGGCAATTGCGCCGAACTACCTGAGCACCGCCGAAGACCGCAAGATCGCCGCCGACTCGCTGCGCGTGACCCGGCAGATCATCGCCCAGCCGGCGCTGCAGAAATTCCAGCCGGAAGAATTCAGACCCGGCGTGCAGTTCCAGTCAGACGAGGAACTGGCACAACTGGCCGGCGACATTGCCACGACCATCTTCCACCCGGTCGGCACCACGAAGATGGGCCGCCGCGATGATCCGCTGGCCGTGGTTGACTCGCGGCTGAAGGTCATCGGCATCCACGGCCTGCGCGTGGTGGATGCCGGGGTGATGCCGCTGATCACCAGCGGCAACACCAACTCGCCAACCCTGATGATCGCCGAGCGTGCGGCCAGCTGGATTATCCAGGACGCGCTGGTCTAGCAATCTGCCCGACGACGGCTTACTGGTCTACGCTGAAGTTAGGTAGCCAGAACTTGCGCGCGCCTGCCAACGGGCTGCCGTGGAGTCGCCCGTGACCTGCTCAGCGATTCGCCACATGCTCTTTGCATTGAGCCAGCTGCTCTGCGCGGCGGCTCTGGCTGCGGCCCCGGCCCCGGTGGTGCAACTGCAGATTGACGGCGCGATCGGCCCCGCCAGTGCCGACTATGCAATACGCGGTCTGGGCCACGCGCAGGAACTGGGCGCGCAGCTGGTGGTTATCACCATCGATACCCCGGGCGGTCTGGACAGCTCGATGCGCGACATCATCAAGGCCATTCTCGCCAGCCCGCTGCCGGTGGCCAGTTATGTGGCGCCAAGCGGGGCCCGGGCGGCCAGTGCCGGCACCTATATCCTCTACGCCAGCCACATCGCGGCAATGGCACCTGGCACCAACCTGGGTGCGGCCACCCCGGTGGAGCTTGGTGGCCCGCCCGGCACCCCTGCCCCACCCGGTGATGAACCCAGCCAGCCCGGTCCGGAAGAATCAGGTAAACCGGCGCCGGCCGCCAGCGACAGCCTGAGCAAAAAACAGGTCAACGATGCCGCCGCTTACATCCGCAGCCTGGCACAGTTACGCGGGCGCAATGCCGAATGGGCCGAGCAAGCCGTGCGTGAGGCGGTCAGCCTGGCCGCCGGAGAAGCACTCAAGCTCAACGTGATCAACTATGTCGCCAGTGATCTGCACGACCTGCTCAAGCAACTCGACGGCAAGCGGATCGCGACCGCCAGCGGCGAAATCCGCTTACAGCCGAGCACGGCCATGCTGATCAACCTTGAGCCGGATTGGCGCACACGGTTGCTGACTGTGATCACCAACCCCAGCGTGGCGTTGTTGCTGATGACCATCGGCATCTACGGGCTGATCCTCGAATTCGCCAACCCGGGCAGTCTGGTCGGCGGTGTGCTGGGCGGTATCTGCCTGCTGGTCGGGCTTTATGCCCTGCAATTACTGCCACTGAACTACGCCGGCATGGTGCTGATCATGCTGGGGTTTGCCTTTATTGCCGCCGAAGCCTTTCTACCCAGTTTCGGCATCCTCGGCATTGGTGGTGTCCTGAGTTTCGGCATCGGCGCCCTGATTCTGATTGATACCGAGGTGCCCAACTTCGGCATACCGCTGCCCTTGATTATCAGCCTGGCGACCTTTAGCGGGTTGCTGGTGTTCGCCATCGTCAGCATGGCGCTGCGTGCCCGACGACAGCAGCTGGTCGGCGGCGATCAGGAGCTGATCGGCAGCCTGGCACGCATCGAAGCAGTGCAGACCGACGACCCCCTGCGTGGCTGGCTATCGCTGCAAGGCGAACGCTGGCAAGTGATCAGCCAGGCTCCATTGCAACCTGGCGCTGCGGTGCGGGTGCTGGCACGTCAGGGTTTACTGTTGGAAGTTGCAGTTTCACAGACTGCAGTAACCAGGGAGAACGATCATGAGCATTGAACTGAATTTCATCATCATCGCGGTACTGCTGCTCACTCTGCTGATCTCCACCTTTCGCATCCTGCGCGAGTACCAGCGCGGCGTAGTCTTCCAGCTCGGGCGCTTCTGGAAGGTCAAGGGACCCGGGCTGATCCTGGTCATCCCCGGTCTGCAACAAATGGTCCGCGTCGACCTGCGCACCGTCGTGCTGGATGTACCGACCCAGGACGTGATTTCCCGCGACAATGTTTCGGTCAAGGTCAATGCGGTGATTTACTTTCGCGTGCTCGATCCGCAGAAGGCGATCATTCAGGTCGAGGACTTCCTTGCCGCCACCAGCCAGTTATCCCAGACCACCTTGCGTGCCGTGCTTGGCAAGCATGAACTGGATGAGATTCTGGCCGAGCGCGAACGGCTGAACACCGATATCCAGCAGGTGCTGGATGCACAGACCGACGCCTGGGGCATCAAGGTGGCGAATGTCGAGATCAAGCATGTCGATCTCGATGAATCGATGATCCGCGCCATTGCCAAACAGGCCGAGGCCGAGCGCGAGCGGCGGGCCAAGGTGATCCATGCCGAAGGCGAACTGCAGGCCTCGGAAAAGCTCATGCAGGCCGCCGAGATGCTCAGCCGGCAACCGGGCGCCATGCAACTGCGCTACATGCAGACGCTGAGCAATATTGCCGGCGACAAAGCCTCGACCATTGTCTTCCCGTTGCCGATCGAGCTGTTGCAGGGGCTCATTGAACCAAAGCGCTAGCCTCACGGGTGGTTAGCATGCGCGCTCAAGTTCAGATGCCCCAAGCTTGGGGACAAATTGCTGAAGGCAGCGGCCCGGTTTGGTGGCCGGCTGTTGCTGGCCGATTCCATTCGAGCCTCGCCGCGTCCACTTTGCAGATGCCTGCTTGCCCTGGAATCAAGTTGCTGTGGGCAACGGCTCAGCTGCAGAGTTGCAAAATGGCCGGAAATGCAAGATTTCTCCATGCCGGCGAGTGCTAGATTGCCAGTATTGGAGGAAGCATTGCGGTGTGGGTGATGCGACCTGTCCATGCACGAGTCTGGCCTGCTGAAACACGCCTGCACCAGACCTGACGGCCAGACGAAATTGAGCTGGCTGCGTAGAACGACACAGCAATACATCGAGGACCGCAAACAATGAAAAAGCCCAATCCGAATTTCAAACTTGCCGCATTGCTCGGCAGCCTCCTGCTGGCGCTGGCCGTGCAACCGGCCGTGGCCGAGGAAACCGGCGCTGTCGTTCCTTCGGTCCTGACCGACGGCGTCAACGCCAAATCAGGGCGTGTCGATAACATGCACATGACACGCTATGTCGAGTTCTTCCTCGCAGCTCCCGACCCCAAGAGCAAAAAACTGGTGGCCGCCTGCTTCAACACCATGTTCACGCCCAAGGGCATCCCCCCTTCGAGAGATACCGCTCCGCAAAAGCTGGTAGAAGGCCTTGATTTCAGCAAGATCAAGAGCGAATTCGGCGTCATCGGCGCCTCCCTCAACGGCCCGAAACTGTGGTCGCCCGACTGGACCGATATCGAAATCGGCAAGGTACAGACCTTCAATGGCATCGAAGCCGCATGGGTGGCCCAGCTCAACATGGAGGAAGGCAATCGCGATGTGGACAAGAGCATCCCCTACAAGCCGGTAACCATCGCCCGCAAGAGCGCGCTGGGCTGGAACAAGGGCACCAAAGTCCTGCTGCTCGATGATGCCGATGGCAACACCTGGATCCTCAAGGGATTCCAGTTGGGCATCCATCCCAAACATACCTACGAGGAATTTGTCGCTGCCGGCCAGAGCAACTTCAAGCAACTCCCGCCAGGCTGGAAGTTCCGCGTCAAGGTGCTGGAAAAGGATCTGATCGAGAAGCCCGAAAACGGCGTGGCCTGGATCATGCCGGACGAGTTTTTCAACGTCTATGACAAGACCGGTCCGGGCATGATGAACTACAAGCCCTGAGGTTTGCCGCCGCTGAACTGCCACCGTTCCAGGGCAATGCACTTTTGCCTTCAGGATTTGGCAGAGCAGCACTCAGGCTTCAGACAGGCCATCCTGGATAATCCAGCTGGCCGCACGCTCGGCGATCATCAGGGTTGGCGAGTTGGTGTTGCCGCTGGTGATCAGCGGCATCACCCCGGCATCCACCACGCGCAGGTCGTGGATGCCGATGACCTTCAGCCGCGAGTCAACCACCGCTGACCGGCAATGTCCAAAGATTCCCGGTAAAACCCGGCTTTCAGCAATCTCTCCTTCAGACACTGGCAAATTCAGGCTCCTTGCCGATGGAAGCTGACTAGACTTACTTCGCGAAACCAACATTCACGAGGAGCCTGTCATGCGTATCGGCGTTCCCAAGGAAATCAAGGTTCATGAGTACCGTGTCGGCCTGACGCCACAGTCGGTGGCCGAGTTGTGCGGTCTGGGTCATCAACTGCTGATCGAAACCCGGGCCGGTGTCGGCATCGGTTTCAGCGATGCCGACTATGTGGCCGCCGGAGCGCAGATTGCCGCCTCGGCCGAGCAGGTGTTCAGCGAGTCGCAGTTGATCGTCAAGGTCAAGGAACCGCAGGCGGTCGAGCGTGCCCGGCTGAAGCCCGAGCACTGCCTGTTCACCTATCTGCATCTGGCGCCGGATCGCCCGCAGACCACTGAGTTGATGGCCAGCGGTGCCACCTGCATCGCCTATGAAACCGTCACCGACCGTAATGGCGGCCTGCCGCTGCTGGCGCCGATGTCGCAGGTGGCCGGACGCATGTCGATCCAGGCCGGGGCCAGCTGCCTGGAAAAAGCCCGCGGCGGGCGCGGCGTGCTGCTCGGCGGCGTGCCCGGGGTGGCTGCCGGCAAAGTGGTGATTCTCGGCGGCGGCGTGGTCGGCAGCCATGCACTGGCGATGGCGGTCGGGCTGGGTGCGGAAGTCTGCGTGCTGGACAAGAGTCTCGAGGCCCTGCAACGGCTGGATGCACGCTACGGCAACCGCATCACCACGCTCTACTCGACGCGCACCAGCGTGCGCGAACAGGTGCTCAGTGCCGACCTGGTGATCGGCGGCGTATTGATCCCCGGGGCGGCGGCGCCCAAGCTGATCACGGCGGAAATGGTCAGCCAGATGCTGCCCGGTTCGGTGCTGGTGGACGTGGCCATCGATCAGGGTGGCTGCGCGGAGACCTCAAAAGCCACCACCCACTCGGAGCCGACCTATATCGTCGACGGCGTGGTGCATTACTGTGTGGCCAACATGCCCGGCGCGGTGGCGCGTACCTCGACCCTGGCGCTGAACAACGCCACCCTGCCCTTCGTCATTGCGCTGGCGGGAAAGGGCCCGAAGCAGGCCATGCAGGACGATGCGCATCTGCTCAACGGGCTTAACGTGGCCCAAGGCATGATCACCTGCGCGCATGTTGCCGAGGCGCAGGATCTGCCGTATGAAGCTGCCGCCACCATGCTGCAGCGGCTGTAACAGCGGCTGGTGACCCGCCCCCTCTGCCACTGGCAGCAGAGGGGGCAAATCCTGCAACAGTCAGGGATACGGCAGCCAACTACTGCTGCTTGGCCTGGGCCTCTTCCATATCGTTTTTCAGGTCATGCGCACGCTTGATCAGGTAGGCATGGATTTTCTCGATATCACCGGGTTGCAGGCGTCCGCCGATAGGCGGCATGCCCAGGTGCGCACGTGAGCCATAGACGATGGCGGAGAACTGCTCGTGCTTCTCCGGCGTCAGGTAACGCAGATCCGGAATCGCATTGGCACTGTATGCACCAAAGCCGTGGCAGGCGCCGCAGTTATCCGCATACAGACGGGCACCCGCTTCCACCGATGCGGCACTGGCAGTCATGGGTGGCGGTGCGGGTACCGTCATCACGCGCCTGATCAATTCCGGCATGGGTTCCTTGCCGCCCAGCTTGAAGACAAACAGGCGTGCATCGGGAACTACCGGAGATTGTTCGCCAACCACCCCGAAGCCCAGCCCGAAAGAGCCGCCCATGCCGACGTTGAAGGCCACGTACTGCTCGCCATTGATTTCATAGGTAATCGGCCCGGCTATCACAGCACTGGATACCTGCTGCTGCCACAGGCGTTTGCCGGTATCAGCAGAGTAGGCATACAGGTAGCCGAAGGACGTACCCTGGAATACCAGATTGCCGGCGGTAGTCAGGGTGCCGCCGTTGTTGGTCATCGGGTATTCCACCGACCAGGCTTCCTTCTGTTTTACCGGATCCCAGGCCTGCAACTTGCCGCTGAACAACTTGGCCAGTTCTGCCAGCTCCTCCTTGCTCTCCTGCAGCTCGGGCAGCTTTACCCCGACATTCCACTTGCCAAGCTCCGGTGTCGCGGCTTTCTTGTCCGGATTGAAATACTCTGCGTTGGATTGCTGCGGAATGTAGACCAGACCGGTTTGCGGGTTGAAGCTCATCGGCTGCCAGTTATGCGCACCCAGCGGGCCGGGGAAAACCAGCTTGCCTTCACCTTTGGTCCAGTAGTCGGCGGCTTCGCGGTCAAAGATCGGCCGTCCGGTTTTCGGGTCGATACCTTTGGCCCAGTTAACCCTGGAAGCAAACTGGCCGGCGGAAATGAACTCTCCGCTGGCCGCATCCAGCACATAGAAGAAACCGTTCTTCGGCGCCTGCATCACCACCTTGCGCGGCTTGCCGTCGATCGGCAGGGTTGCGACGATGATGTCCTGGGTCGCGGTGTAGTCCCAGGAATCGCCGGGCGTGGTCTGGTAGTGCCAGACGTATTTGCCGGTATCCGGCTTGACCGCGACGATCGAGGAAAGGAACAGGTTGTCGCCCTTGCCTTCGCTGCGCAGCCCGTAGTTCCAGTAGGAGCCGTTGCCAACGCCGATGTACAGCAGATCCAGTTCCGGATCGTAGGACATGCCGTTCCACACGGTGCCGCCACCACCCTGTATCCAGTACTGGTCACCGAACCAGGTCTTGCGGATCATCTTGATGGTGTCGCTTTCATCGCCCTTGGCCGGATCACCGGGCACGGTGAAGAAGCGCCAGGCCTGCTTGCCGGTCGCTGCATCATAGGCAGTGATATAGCCGCGCACGCCGAGTTCGGCACCACCGTTGCCGATGATCACCTTGTCTTTGACGATGCGCGGCACACCGGTGATGGTGTAGTTGCGGTTCAGATCAATGACGGTATCGACCGACCAGATCTTCTCGCCGGTCTTGGCATCCAGCGCTTCCAGACGGCCGTCATACACGCCGACATAGACCTTGCCCTTCCATACCGCCACGCCGCGGTTGGCGGCGTCACAGCAACCCTTGTACTGCATGCCGCGGAATACCTTGGGATCATATTTCCACAGCAACTTGCCGCTCACCGCGTCCAGCGCATAGACCATGCTGTAGGCACCGGTGGTATAGAGCACACCGTCCACCACTACCGGGGTGGCCTCGACCACCCGATCCAGGTCGTACTTGAACTGCCAGGCCAGACCGAGCTGGTCGACGTTCTTGTCGTTGACCTGGGTCAGCGGCGAAAAACGCTGCTCGCCATAGGTACGTCCGGTGGTCATCCAGTTACCGGGCTCCTGATCGGCATTGATCAGCCGCTGGGCATCCACTGCCCCGCTGGCAGCACTGGCCAGCGGGGCAACGGCGAGCAGTGCGCAGAATTGCAGGGCATTGAAAATGGCGTGCCTCATCGCGTTTTCCTTGTAATTATCAGCTTTGAGTGAGGAGCAGCCGCTACGGGGCAGTCCCTCAATGGTTAACCACAATTGATAAGAGCCTTTTGCAACGTATTTCGCAAGTATGCTGCAGTATTCGCCGCCCTGATCCAGCCGGGTCAGGCAATTGCTTGCAGGGCAAAACCATCGGCAAGAATAGCGTAAGCGGCAGTCAAGCCCGCCTGCCGGCCCGGCGCGCGGCCATGCGTGCCGCCCAGGGATTGGCGCTTATGCCGTGCAGCAGGACACTCAGCAAGACCGTACAAATAGCCGTAGCCAGCACGCTGCTGGCGGCTTGCAGATTGCTGTCCATGATCATCACCGCAAACACTATGCTGGCCAGCCCGCGCGGGCCGAACCAGCCGATGAACAGCCGGGTTTCGCTATCCAGGCTGGTCCCCAGCAGGCTGATGAATACCGGCAACATGCGGATCAGCGTCAGGCTGAGCACTGCATACAGCCACACCTGCGGGGTAAAGCTGCTCCAGTAAGCCGGCACCACCAGGGCGCCAAACACCAGCCAGGTGATGACCGACAGCAGGCTGGCGAACTCTTCACTGGCCAGTAGCAGAGTGTGCTTCTGCCTGTTCAGCAGGTAGCCACTGAGCAGCCCGCCAACAAAGGCCGCTATAAAGCCGCTGCCGCCCAGCCGCTGGGCCAGGGCAAAGCACAGCAGCGCCAGACCGGGCAAGGTCAGCTGCGACCACATCGGCATTTGCCAATGGTGCCGGTGCGAGAAACGCAACAACTGCCAGGCAATCAGCGCCAGACCAATGCCGACCAGGGCACCGATGCCCAGTTCTTCGCTGATCAGCTCCAGCGCCAGTTGCAGCGGTTCGTGGGTCTGCACCTCGACCAGCAACCCCAGCAGCAACAGCAGCAAAGGCACACAGATACCGTCATTCAGGCCGCTTTCCACATTCAGCCCTTCGCGCACCGGTGCCGGCACCGCAGGGTTGCTCACCACCGCCTTGCCCAGCGCGGCATCGGTCGGCGCCAGAATGGTCGCCAGGATCGCCAGTTCCAGCACCGGCACTTGCGGAAACAGCCAGTAACCGACCAGCCAGCCGGCAACTACGGTGAGCGGCAAGCCGACCAGCAACAGGCGCATGGGCAGCGATTCGTGCTGGCGCAACACGCGCAGGTTGGCATTGGCCGCATCACTGAACAGCACGATCGCCAGTGTCAGCTCGGCCAGAAGCCTGATTCCCTGGGTGTTGATATGCGGTTGCAGTACGCCGATGGCAGCCGGCCCCAGCAGC of Pseudomonas pohangensis contains these proteins:
- a CDS encoding GMC family oxidoreductase, whose translation is MRNTYDYIIIGAGTAGCLLANRLSADPSRRVLLLEAGAADNYHWIHIPVGYLHCIGNPRTDWLYQTEPDAGLNGRSLRYPRGKTLGGCSSINGMIYMRGQSRDYDRWAELTGDSSWSWQQSLPFFMQHEDHYKGASALHGAGGEWRIEKQRLRWDVLDAFAEAATQAGIPATDDFNRGNNEGVGYFEVNQKAGWRWNTAKAFLRPTCMQRPNFTLMTNVQVSKLLFENTSEGATRCSGVQLCKDGQMISMNAAREVLLSAGSIGSPQLLELSGVGAAERLQALGIPLVKDLPGVGENLQDHLQIRAVFRVKNTRTLNTRASSLWGKALIGLEYLLKRSGPMSMAPSQLGAFTRSDPSQPWPNLEYHVQPLSLEAFGQPLHDFDAITASVCNLNPSSRGSVHIRSVDYRVAPAIAPNYLSTAEDRKIAADSLRVTRQIIAQPALQKFQPEEFRPGVQFQSDEELAQLAGDIATTIFHPVGTTKMGRRDDPLAVVDSRLKVIGIHGLRVVDAGVMPLITSGNTNSPTLMIAERAASWIIQDALV
- a CDS encoding NfeD family protein → MLFALSQLLCAAALAAAPAPVVQLQIDGAIGPASADYAIRGLGHAQELGAQLVVITIDTPGGLDSSMRDIIKAILASPLPVASYVAPSGARAASAGTYILYASHIAAMAPGTNLGAATPVELGGPPGTPAPPGDEPSQPGPEESGKPAPAASDSLSKKQVNDAAAYIRSLAQLRGRNAEWAEQAVREAVSLAAGEALKLNVINYVASDLHDLLKQLDGKRIATASGEIRLQPSTAMLINLEPDWRTRLLTVITNPSVALLLMTIGIYGLILEFANPGSLVGGVLGGICLLVGLYALQLLPLNYAGMVLIMLGFAFIAAEAFLPSFGILGIGGVLSFGIGALILIDTEVPNFGIPLPLIISLATFSGLLVFAIVSMALRARRQQLVGGDQELIGSLARIEAVQTDDPLRGWLSLQGERWQVISQAPLQPGAAVRVLARQGLLLEVAVSQTAVTRENDHEH
- a CDS encoding slipin family protein translates to MSIELNFIIIAVLLLTLLISTFRILREYQRGVVFQLGRFWKVKGPGLILVIPGLQQMVRVDLRTVVLDVPTQDVISRDNVSVKVNAVIYFRVLDPQKAIIQVEDFLAATSQLSQTTLRAVLGKHELDEILAERERLNTDIQQVLDAQTDAWGIKVANVEIKHVDLDESMIRAIAKQAEAERERRAKVIHAEGELQASEKLMQAAEMLSRQPGAMQLRYMQTLSNIAGDKASTIVFPLPIELLQGLIEPKR
- a CDS encoding GMC oxidoreductase, encoding MSEGEIAESRVLPGIFGHCRSAVVDSRLKVIGIHDLRVVDAGVMPLITSGNTNSPTLMIAERAASWIIQDGLSEA
- the ald gene encoding alanine dehydrogenase, with translation MRIGVPKEIKVHEYRVGLTPQSVAELCGLGHQLLIETRAGVGIGFSDADYVAAGAQIAASAEQVFSESQLIVKVKEPQAVERARLKPEHCLFTYLHLAPDRPQTTELMASGATCIAYETVTDRNGGLPLLAPMSQVAGRMSIQAGASCLEKARGGRGVLLGGVPGVAAGKVVILGGGVVGSHALAMAVGLGAEVCVLDKSLEALQRLDARYGNRITTLYSTRTSVREQVLSADLVIGGVLIPGAAAPKLITAEMVSQMLPGSVLVDVAIDQGGCAETSKATTHSEPTYIVDGVVHYCVANMPGAVARTSTLALNNATLPFVIALAGKGPKQAMQDDAHLLNGLNVAQGMITCAHVAEAQDLPYEAAATMLQRL
- a CDS encoding PQQ-dependent dehydrogenase, methanol/ethanol family gives rise to the protein MRHAIFNALQFCALLAVAPLASAASGAVDAQRLINADQEPGNWMTTGRTYGEQRFSPLTQVNDKNVDQLGLAWQFKYDLDRVVEATPVVVDGVLYTTGAYSMVYALDAVSGKLLWKYDPKVFRGMQYKGCCDAANRGVAVWKGKVYVGVYDGRLEALDAKTGEKIWSVDTVIDLNRNYTITGVPRIVKDKVIIGNGGAELGVRGYITAYDAATGKQAWRFFTVPGDPAKGDESDTIKMIRKTWFGDQYWIQGGGGTVWNGMSYDPELDLLYIGVGNGSYWNYGLRSEGKGDNLFLSSIVAVKPDTGKYVWHYQTTPGDSWDYTATQDIIVATLPIDGKPRKVVMQAPKNGFFYVLDAASGEFISAGQFASRVNWAKGIDPKTGRPIFDREAADYWTKGEGKLVFPGPLGAHNWQPMSFNPQTGLVYIPQQSNAEYFNPDKKAATPELGKWNVGVKLPELQESKEELAELAKLFSGKLQAWDPVKQKEAWSVEYPMTNNGGTLTTAGNLVFQGTSFGYLYAYSADTGKRLWQQQVSSAVIAGPITYEINGEQYVAFNVGMGGSFGLGFGVVGEQSPVVPDARLFVFKLGGKEPMPELIRRVMTVPAPPPMTASAASVEAGARLYADNCGACHGFGAYSANAIPDLRYLTPEKHEQFSAIVYGSRAHLGMPPIGGRLQPGDIEKIHAYLIKRAHDLKNDMEEAQAKQQ
- a CDS encoding cation:proton antiporter, with product MLYQNLAVLAAFLLLYSIFAGRFESRLFNGPLMFMLAGLLLGPAAIGVLQPHINTQGIRLLAELTLAIVLFSDAANANLRVLRQHESLPMRLLLVGLPLTVVAGWLVGYWLFPQVPVLELAILATILAPTDAALGKAVVSNPAVPAPVREGLNVESGLNDGICVPLLLLLLGLLVEVQTHEPLQLALELISEELGIGALVGIGLALIAWQLLRFSHRHHWQMPMWSQLTLPGLALLCFALAQRLGGSGFIAAFVGGLLSGYLLNRQKHTLLLASEEFASLLSVITWLVFGALVVPAYWSSFTPQVWLYAVLSLTLIRMLPVFISLLGTSLDSETRLFIGWFGPRGLASIVFAVMIMDSNLQAASSVLATAICTVLLSVLLHGISANPWAARMAARRAGRRA